The following proteins are co-located in the Billgrantia tianxiuensis genome:
- the dbpA gene encoding ATP-dependent RNA helicase DbpA: protein MSDSPNHGAFASLPLAPPLLANLDSLGYHAMTPVQAASLPPVLAGRDVIARARTGSGKTAAFGLGLLSRLDVSRFQVQALVLCPTRELADQVAGEIRRLARTLPNVKVLTLCGGAPFGPQLASLAHGAHVVVGTPGRIEEHLRKGALDLATLGMLVLDEADRMLDMGFQPSLEAIVDATPASRQTLLFSATYSDEVRGIAQGLMRDPAEVAVAESHDESTIRQRIYRVADETERFAALRGLLLQHRPRSSVVFCNTRREAQELADALAEAGFSALALHGDLEQRDRDRILVLFANRSVSILVATDVAARGLDIAALDAVFNYQIARDLEVHVHRVGRTGRAGGSGIACTLVGESEAYRLERLNEFLGEPLEEAPLPPRSVLTREPFLPQMATLQLDGGKKQKVRPGDILGALTGEGGIEGAQVGKIKVLERSAYVAVQREVAKAALAQLGTGKLKGRSFRARRVSR from the coding sequence GTGTCCGACTCTCCCAACCACGGGGCCTTTGCCTCGCTGCCGCTGGCGCCACCGCTGTTGGCCAATCTCGATTCGCTCGGCTACCACGCCATGACGCCGGTGCAGGCCGCCAGCCTGCCGCCGGTGCTGGCGGGCCGCGACGTGATTGCCCGGGCCAGGACCGGCTCGGGCAAGACCGCGGCGTTCGGTCTGGGGCTGCTTTCGCGCCTCGATGTCTCGCGCTTTCAGGTCCAGGCGCTGGTGCTATGCCCCACGCGCGAGCTGGCCGACCAGGTGGCCGGCGAGATCCGGCGGCTGGCGCGCACGTTGCCCAACGTCAAGGTGCTGACCTTGTGCGGCGGGGCGCCCTTCGGCCCGCAGCTGGCCTCGCTGGCGCATGGCGCGCATGTGGTGGTGGGCACGCCCGGCCGCATCGAAGAGCATCTGCGCAAGGGCGCGCTCGATCTCGCCACGCTCGGCATGCTGGTGCTGGACGAGGCCGACCGCATGCTCGACATGGGCTTCCAGCCCAGCCTGGAGGCGATCGTCGACGCGACGCCCGCCAGCCGCCAGACCCTGCTGTTCAGCGCCACTTACAGCGACGAGGTCAGGGGCATCGCCCAGGGGCTGATGCGTGACCCGGCCGAGGTAGCGGTGGCCGAAAGCCATGACGAGAGCACCATCCGCCAGCGCATCTACCGGGTGGCCGACGAGACGGAGCGCTTTGCTGCGCTGCGTGGGCTGCTGCTGCAGCACCGGCCGCGCTCCAGCGTGGTGTTCTGCAACACCCGGCGCGAGGCCCAGGAGCTCGCCGACGCCCTCGCTGAGGCGGGCTTCAGTGCCCTGGCGCTGCACGGCGACCTGGAGCAGCGCGATCGCGACCGCATCCTGGTCCTGTTCGCCAACCGCAGCGTTTCCATCCTGGTGGCCACCGACGTGGCGGCCCGCGGGCTGGATATCGCCGCGCTGGATGCGGTATTCAACTACCAGATCGCCCGCGACCTGGAGGTCCACGTGCATCGCGTCGGACGAACCGGCCGCGCCGGCGGCTCCGGCATCGCCTGTACCCTGGTCGGCGAGAGCGAGGCCTATCGCCTCGAGCGGCTGAACGAATTCCTCGGTGAGCCGCTGGAGGAGGCACCGCTGCCGCCGCGCAGCGTGCTGACGCGGGAGCCGTTCCTGCCACAGATGGCCACGCTGCAGCTCGACGGCGGCAAGAAGCAGAAGGTGCGCCCCGGCGATATTCTCGGTGCCTTGACCGGCGAGGGTGGCATCGAGGGAGCTCAGGTGGGCAAGATCAAGGTGCTGGAGCGCAGCGCCTACGTGGCGGTGCAGCGCGAAGTCGCCAAGGCGGCGCTTGCCCAGCTCGGCACGGGCAAGCTCAAGGGGCGCTCGTTTCGCGCCCGGCGTGTCAGCCGCTGA
- a CDS encoding efflux RND transporter periplasmic adaptor subunit, which yields MNVHKMFEKRDGRRTLMVIAMVAGLVVLTGCESQADTQAGAEQGPPPPQVSVAQVLVEDVELWDAFTGRIEAVETVDLRPRVSGYIESVNYSEGQEVEKGDVLFVIDQRPYRAELERAEAELQRARARAELARSEAARAEALSQSRSISREELDQRRAAAATAEADILAAQAIAETARLNMEFTEVRAPIAGRTGRALVTPGNLVSEATPLTRIVALDRVHVHFHSDEQAYLRYDAMSRNGERAEFRGSSLPVRVGLANDEGYPYRGEVDFVDNHLDAEAGTILTRAVLDNSEGRFAPGMYARVQLLAGSAEDTLLIDDKAVLTDQDRKYVYVVDAEGRAMRRDVQLGRMADGLRVVAAGLEPGDQVVVNGAQRIFFPGMPVAAESVDMRGQAEGGNELAARP from the coding sequence ATGAACGTCCACAAGATGTTCGAGAAGAGAGACGGTCGGCGAACGCTCATGGTTATCGCCATGGTCGCCGGGCTCGTCGTTCTGACAGGATGCGAGAGCCAGGCCGACACCCAGGCGGGCGCCGAGCAGGGGCCGCCGCCGCCTCAGGTCAGCGTGGCCCAGGTGCTGGTCGAAGACGTGGAACTGTGGGACGCCTTCACCGGCCGGATCGAGGCGGTGGAGACGGTCGACCTGCGCCCGCGCGTGTCGGGCTACATCGAGAGCGTCAACTATAGCGAAGGCCAGGAGGTCGAGAAGGGCGACGTGCTGTTCGTCATCGATCAGCGCCCCTATCGCGCCGAGCTGGAGCGAGCCGAAGCCGAGTTGCAGCGTGCCCGGGCGCGTGCCGAGCTGGCACGCAGCGAAGCCGCACGGGCCGAGGCGCTGTCGCAAAGCCGCTCGATTTCGCGCGAGGAGCTGGATCAGCGTCGCGCGGCGGCGGCCACTGCGGAAGCCGACATCCTGGCGGCCCAGGCCATCGCCGAGACGGCCAGGCTCAACATGGAGTTCACCGAGGTACGTGCGCCCATTGCCGGGCGCACCGGGCGAGCGCTGGTCACGCCGGGCAACCTCGTTTCCGAAGCCACGCCGTTGACCCGGATCGTCGCTCTGGATCGGGTCCACGTGCACTTCCACAGCGACGAGCAGGCCTACCTGCGCTACGACGCGATGTCGCGCAACGGCGAGCGGGCGGAGTTCCGTGGCTCGAGCCTGCCGGTACGCGTCGGCTTGGCCAACGACGAGGGATATCCCTACCGCGGCGAGGTCGACTTCGTCGACAACCATCTCGATGCCGAGGCCGGTACCATCCTGACCCGCGCCGTGCTCGACAACAGTGAGGGCCGCTTCGCTCCTGGCATGTACGCTCGCGTGCAGCTGCTGGCGGGCAGCGCCGAGGACACCTTGCTGATCGACGACAAGGCGGTGCTCACCGATCAGGACCGCAAGTACGTCTACGTGGTCGACGCAGAGGGGCGCGCCATGCGCCGCGACGTGCAGCTCGGGCGCATGGCCGATGGGCTGCGTGTCGTCGCCGCTGGTCTCGAACCTGGCGACCAGGTGGTCGTGAATGGTGCCCAGCGGATCTTCTTCCCGGGGATGCCGGTGGCGGCGGAGAGCGTCGACATGCGCGGCCAGGCCGAGGGCGGCAACGAACTGGCCGCCAGGCCCTGA
- a CDS encoding PA4780 family RIO1-like protein kinase — protein MKVPKRLQPLIDDGLIDVVESQLMSGKEAQVFVVISHGERRCAKVFKEAKQRSFKQAVQYQEGRRERNSRRSRAMAKKTRYGQKEQEQAWLNAEVDALYRLAAADVRVPQPYGFIDGVLLMEMISDAEGLTAPRLDDVILSPEQAREYYAKILRDVVKMLCAGLVHGDLSEFNVLLAADGPVIIDLPQAVDAAGNNSAEWMFERDVDNMRRYFGRFAPELLGTDYGKEIWALYEAGELHPESRLTGCFEHDTGTVDVNELMSVIDDVREEEAYRQGRRNRSDEPGVEEAAEEWRESQRER, from the coding sequence GTGAAGGTACCTAAACGATTGCAGCCGCTGATCGACGACGGCTTGATCGACGTAGTCGAGAGCCAGTTGATGAGCGGCAAGGAAGCCCAGGTCTTCGTGGTGATTTCCCACGGCGAGCGGCGCTGCGCCAAGGTCTTCAAGGAGGCCAAGCAGCGCAGCTTCAAGCAGGCGGTGCAGTACCAGGAGGGGCGCCGCGAACGCAACAGCCGCCGCTCACGGGCCATGGCCAAGAAGACCCGCTACGGCCAGAAGGAGCAGGAGCAGGCCTGGCTCAACGCCGAAGTCGATGCCCTCTACCGGCTGGCGGCAGCGGACGTGCGGGTACCGCAGCCCTACGGCTTCATCGACGGCGTGCTGCTGATGGAGATGATCAGCGATGCCGAGGGCCTGACCGCCCCGCGCCTGGACGACGTGATCCTGAGCCCCGAGCAGGCCCGCGAGTACTACGCCAAGATCCTGCGCGACGTGGTCAAGATGCTGTGCGCCGGCCTGGTGCACGGCGATCTCTCCGAGTTCAACGTGCTGCTGGCCGCCGACGGTCCGGTGATCATCGACCTGCCCCAGGCGGTGGACGCCGCCGGCAACAACAGCGCCGAGTGGATGTTCGAGCGCGACGTGGACAACATGCGCCGCTACTTCGGCCGCTTCGCCCCGGAGCTGCTCGGCACTGACTACGGTAAGGAGATCTGGGCGCTCTACGAAGCTGGCGAGCTGCATCCCGAGAGCCGGCTGACCGGCTGCTTCGAGCATGACACCGGCACCGTGGACGTGAATGAGCTGATGAGCGTGATCGACGACGTGCGCGAGGAGGAGGCCTACCGCCAGGGGAGGCGCAACCGCAGCGACGAGCCCGGCGTGGAGGAGGCCGCCGAGGAGTGGCGGGAATCCCAGCGGGAGCGTTGA
- a CDS encoding efflux transporter outer membrane subunit, translating into MRHLLPLPLFLALAACAVGPDYRAPTLPEPAALVRAEPELVTTEAVEREFWRGFDDALLTELIEEAFDANHDLRIALARHDRSLALLRQSRRDLAPSVTAQGGAAHQRASADQMPEATRSQRDFESYDAGVAALWELDFFGRVRRAVEAQQAEAEASAADVRAMQVVVVGELVDQYMRLRGLQEQLRVAEANADYQRESLDLVEARLEAGRGTEFDSVRARAQLESTLSRIPALRAEIAAITHRLAVLTGREPAALVARLEAPAPLPALPDQVATGLPGELLRRRPDIAAAERRLHAATASIGVATADLYPRFTLSGLLGTQAASTGDLFGRDSETRLVALGVDWSFLDSGRVRARMAAADADAEANLARYEQTVLLALEEAETALARYAQSLREREHLAAAAEASTEAARQARVRFEVGVIDFLEVIDSERSRLEAEDGLARANVRASTALVGLYRALAGGWDERMDEPRQASAEPALTST; encoded by the coding sequence ATGCGACACCTGCTGCCGTTGCCGCTTTTCCTGGCGCTGGCCGCCTGTGCGGTGGGGCCTGACTACCGTGCGCCGACACTGCCCGAACCCGCCGCCCTGGTACGTGCCGAGCCGGAGCTGGTCACCACGGAAGCCGTCGAGCGGGAATTCTGGCGCGGCTTTGACGATGCGCTGCTGACCGAGCTGATCGAGGAGGCCTTCGACGCCAACCACGACCTGCGCATCGCCCTGGCGCGCCACGACCGCAGCCTGGCGCTGCTGCGCCAGTCGCGTCGCGACCTGGCGCCCAGCGTCACCGCCCAGGGCGGCGCCGCCCACCAGCGTGCCAGTGCCGACCAGATGCCCGAGGCGACGCGCTCCCAGCGCGACTTCGAGAGCTATGATGCCGGCGTCGCCGCGCTGTGGGAGCTCGACTTCTTCGGCCGCGTACGACGCGCCGTGGAAGCCCAGCAGGCCGAAGCGGAAGCATCGGCCGCCGATGTGCGCGCCATGCAGGTGGTGGTGGTCGGCGAGCTGGTCGATCAGTACATGCGCCTGCGCGGCCTGCAGGAGCAGCTGCGCGTGGCCGAGGCCAATGCCGACTACCAGCGTGAGTCGCTGGACTTGGTGGAGGCACGGCTGGAGGCCGGGCGCGGCACCGAGTTCGACAGCGTACGTGCCCGGGCGCAGCTCGAGAGCACGCTGTCGCGCATCCCGGCGCTTCGGGCCGAGATCGCCGCCATTACCCATCGCCTGGCGGTGCTGACCGGGCGCGAGCCCGCCGCGCTGGTCGCCCGGCTGGAGGCACCCGCGCCACTACCGGCACTGCCGGACCAGGTGGCGACCGGACTGCCTGGCGAGCTGCTGCGTCGACGCCCGGACATCGCCGCCGCCGAGCGACGCCTGCATGCCGCCACCGCCAGCATCGGCGTGGCCACCGCCGACCTCTACCCGCGCTTCACCCTGAGCGGCCTGCTCGGTACCCAGGCCGCCAGCACCGGCGACCTGTTCGGCCGTGACAGCGAGACACGGCTGGTGGCGCTGGGGGTGGACTGGTCGTTTCTCGACAGTGGCCGGGTGAGGGCGCGCATGGCAGCGGCCGATGCCGACGCCGAAGCCAACCTGGCACGCTACGAGCAGACCGTGCTGCTGGCGCTGGAGGAAGCCGAGACGGCACTTGCCCGCTACGCCCAATCGCTGCGTGAACGTGAGCACCTGGCGGCTGCCGCCGAGGCCAGCACCGAGGCGGCCCGTCAGGCGCGGGTACGCTTCGAGGTCGGCGTGATCGATTTCCTCGAGGTGATCGATAGCGAGCGTTCACGACTCGAGGCCGAGGATGGCCTGGCGCGAGCCAACGTGCGCGCTTCCACCGCCCTGGTGGGACTCTACCGGGCGCTGGCCGGCGGCTGGGACGAGCGCATGGATGAGCCGCGCCAGGCGAGTGCCGAACCTGCGCTGACCTCCACCTGA
- a CDS encoding glutathione S-transferase family protein: MNDSLILYTNPMSRGRIARWMLEEIGAPYRTEIVEFGPTMKAPEYLAINPMGKVPAIRHGETVVTECAAICAYLADAFPDADLAPPLAERGAYYRWLFFAAGPLEAAITDRDLGMEPNITQQGRVGYGSIEAVLETLEIAVSAHEYIVGPHFSAADVYLGSHIGWGLQFGSLESCPAFVDYWARVSDREAYRRANSLDNEAMHRHG, translated from the coding sequence ATGAACGATTCGCTGATTCTCTATACCAATCCCATGTCCCGAGGGCGCATAGCCCGTTGGATGCTCGAAGAGATCGGTGCCCCCTATCGCACCGAGATCGTGGAATTCGGCCCCACCATGAAGGCGCCCGAATACCTCGCCATCAATCCCATGGGCAAGGTGCCTGCCATACGACACGGCGAAACGGTGGTGACCGAGTGTGCCGCCATCTGCGCCTACCTGGCCGATGCCTTTCCCGATGCCGACCTGGCGCCGCCACTCGCCGAGCGCGGCGCCTACTATCGCTGGCTGTTCTTCGCCGCCGGCCCGCTGGAAGCCGCGATCACGGATCGAGACCTGGGCATGGAGCCCAACATCACGCAGCAGGGCCGTGTCGGCTATGGTAGCATCGAGGCGGTACTGGAAACCCTGGAGATAGCCGTCAGCGCGCACGAGTACATTGTCGGCCCTCACTTCTCTGCGGCCGATGTCTATCTCGGCTCGCACATCGGCTGGGGGCTGCAGTTCGGCAGCCTGGAGTCGTGTCCCGCCTTCGTCGATTATTGGGCGCGGGTCAGTGACCGCGAGGCCTATCGCCGCGCCAACTCACTCGATAACGAGGCCATGCACCGCCACGGCTGA
- the aroQ gene encoding gamma subclass chorismate mutase AroQ, with product MSLRKTLPIHSGRWLAIALALLLAGCQMQPPEPPDEDKAAIDRMLGLIDERLDVAPLVAQSKWNSGAPIEAPEREAQILDQVAEDAEAAGVDEDFARRFFEKQFEASKQIQRRLHHQWLQEGRSTFADPPDLAEEVRPVLDRLTPQLIEALADIQRIAEVEGAGRYLERRATELIQDDFDGEPRDVSIQPLVERLTP from the coding sequence ATGTCGTTGCGTAAGACGTTGCCCATCCATTCCGGACGCTGGCTTGCCATTGCCTTGGCCCTGCTGCTGGCAGGCTGCCAGATGCAGCCACCGGAGCCACCCGACGAGGACAAGGCGGCCATCGACCGCATGCTGGGGCTGATCGACGAGCGGCTCGACGTGGCGCCGCTGGTGGCCCAGTCCAAGTGGAACAGTGGCGCGCCTATCGAGGCGCCGGAACGCGAGGCGCAGATCCTCGACCAGGTGGCGGAGGATGCCGAAGCCGCCGGCGTCGACGAGGACTTCGCCCGGCGCTTCTTCGAGAAGCAGTTCGAAGCCAGCAAGCAGATCCAGCGGCGCCTGCACCACCAATGGCTGCAGGAAGGGCGTTCCACTTTCGCCGACCCGCCCGACCTCGCCGAGGAGGTGCGCCCGGTGCTCGACCGCCTGACGCCACAGCTGATCGAAGCGCTGGCCGATATACAGCGTATCGCCGAAGTGGAAGGCGCAGGGCGCTACCTCGAACGGCGCGCGACAGAGCTGATCCAGGACGACTTCGACGGCGAGCCGCGTGACGTCTCGATCCAGCCGTTGGTGGAGCGCCTCACACCCTAG
- a CDS encoding NAD(P)H-dependent oxidoreductase, whose product MKREIERLERADLVILQFPLWWHAQPAMLKGWFDRVFVYGGLYSGRMRYDRGRFPDKRVMLSVTTGAPAPTFTRHGRSGHIVALLWPIHYSLYYLGVQVLPPQVTYGVQGGGLSYQDEAAFRERLEAEKAAWARRLEGLDGEAPIPFAGWDDWDEQGVLKAGHPAAWAL is encoded by the coding sequence GTGAAGCGTGAGATCGAACGCCTGGAGCGCGCCGACCTGGTGATCCTGCAGTTCCCGCTGTGGTGGCACGCCCAGCCGGCCATGCTCAAGGGCTGGTTCGATAGGGTATTCGTCTACGGTGGGCTCTATTCGGGCCGCATGCGCTACGACCGCGGCCGTTTCCCCGACAAGCGGGTGATGCTCTCGGTGACCACCGGCGCCCCGGCGCCGACCTTCACCCGGCATGGCCGCAGCGGCCATATCGTGGCGCTGCTGTGGCCGATCCACTACTCGCTCTACTACCTCGGGGTACAGGTGCTGCCGCCCCAGGTCACCTACGGGGTGCAGGGCGGCGGGCTGAGCTACCAGGACGAGGCGGCATTTCGTGAACGCCTGGAAGCGGAGAAGGCCGCCTGGGCACGGCGACTGGAAGGGCTCGACGGCGAGGCGCCGATCCCCTTCGCCGGCTGGGACGACTGGGACGAGCAGGGCGTGCTCAAGGCGGGGCATCCCGCAGCGTGGGCGCTCTGA
- the soxR gene encoding redox-sensitive transcriptional activator SoxR — protein MPAHLQRDLSVGEVAKRSGLAVSAIHFYEAKGLIKSRRNAGNQRRFTRDVLRRVAIIKVAQRTGITLAEIRAAFDTLPDSRAPTATDWQRLSASWRHALDDRIARLTQLRDQLDHCIGCGCLSMQECPLRNPEDELAEEGSGPRLLDPD, from the coding sequence ATGCCGGCCCACCTCCAGCGCGACCTCAGCGTCGGCGAAGTTGCCAAGCGTAGCGGCCTGGCGGTTTCGGCCATTCACTTCTACGAGGCCAAGGGGCTGATCAAGAGCCGCCGTAACGCCGGCAATCAGCGCCGCTTCACACGCGACGTGCTGCGCCGCGTGGCGATCATCAAGGTCGCCCAGCGTACCGGCATCACCCTGGCCGAAATTCGTGCCGCCTTCGATACCTTGCCGGACTCCCGGGCGCCGACCGCCACCGATTGGCAGCGCCTCTCGGCGAGCTGGCGGCATGCCCTGGATGACAGGATCGCCCGACTCACTCAGCTACGCGACCAGCTCGACCACTGCATTGGTTGCGGCTGCCTGTCGATGCAGGAGTGCCCGCTGCGCAACCCCGAAGACGAGCTGGCCGAGGAGGGTTCGGGACCGCGACTGCTCGACCCCGATTGA
- a CDS encoding RidA family protein has protein sequence MKGVEREVINPRGVPDTLQYGFSQAVMVKGGYRVHLSGQVGVDAHECLVGPDLEGQTFAALDNIAAILGTLGGDLTDVVMMRIYIAEAARYDQEGVVQALRSRFPKAPPATSWVIVSGLSEPEWLIEIEAEAVLPD, from the coding sequence ATGAAGGGCGTGGAACGTGAAGTCATCAACCCGCGCGGCGTGCCCGATACGTTGCAGTACGGTTTCAGCCAGGCGGTGATGGTCAAGGGAGGCTATCGCGTGCACCTCTCGGGACAGGTCGGGGTCGATGCCCACGAATGCCTGGTCGGACCCGATCTCGAGGGGCAGACCTTTGCGGCGCTGGACAATATCGCCGCGATCCTTGGCACCTTGGGCGGCGATCTGACCGACGTGGTGATGATGCGGATCTATATCGCCGAGGCTGCCCGCTACGACCAGGAAGGTGTAGTGCAGGCGCTGCGTTCGCGTTTCCCCAAGGCCCCGCCGGCGACCTCCTGGGTGATCGTCAGCGGGCTCTCGGAGCCGGAGTGGCTGATCGAGATCGAGGCGGAGGCGGTGCTGCCGGACTAG
- a CDS encoding LysR family transcriptional regulator, protein MLQDLNDALIFAKVVEQGSFIAAAKQLRLSKTTVSRKVQTLEQRLGARLLHRTTRRLSLTEAGSIYFDYCNRIVRDLGEAEKAVQHLEESPRGWLRVTAPFTLCTEFTSVLIEDFRKLYPQVRIELVLSNERLDLVAEQIDVALRVGPLPDSSLMARTLARYRSYVYASEGYVARYGEPRHPSELVGLPALANSKDRRGQRFLWHLRHAQSGEAIEAEVDPVAIANDPFVLRNLLADGQGVMLASEFVVCLGPETERPRRILEEWEGPETELHAVFPGGSLISPKVRTFVDFVVERMHMKLQTPINAWQPPAHAAEPEEEKALA, encoded by the coding sequence ATGCTGCAAGACCTCAACGATGCCCTGATCTTTGCCAAGGTCGTGGAGCAGGGCAGCTTCATTGCCGCCGCCAAGCAACTTCGCCTCTCCAAGACCACCGTCAGCCGCAAGGTGCAGACGCTCGAACAGCGCCTGGGCGCCCGCCTGCTGCATCGCACCACCCGCAGGCTGAGCCTCACCGAGGCAGGCTCCATCTACTTCGATTATTGCAACCGCATCGTTCGCGACCTGGGCGAAGCGGAAAAGGCCGTGCAGCATCTCGAAGAGAGCCCGCGCGGCTGGCTACGAGTGACCGCCCCCTTCACCCTGTGTACCGAATTCACCTCGGTACTGATCGAGGACTTTCGCAAGCTCTATCCCCAGGTGCGCATCGAGCTGGTGCTCTCCAACGAACGTCTCGACCTGGTGGCCGAGCAGATCGATGTCGCCCTGCGCGTCGGCCCCCTGCCCGATTCCTCCCTGATGGCCCGCACGCTGGCGCGCTACCGCTCCTACGTCTATGCCAGTGAAGGTTACGTGGCCCGCTACGGTGAACCGCGTCACCCCTCGGAACTCGTTGGCCTTCCCGCCCTGGCCAACAGCAAAGATCGGCGCGGGCAGCGTTTCCTCTGGCACCTGCGCCATGCACAGAGCGGCGAAGCGATCGAGGCCGAGGTCGATCCCGTAGCCATCGCCAACGATCCCTTCGTGCTGCGCAACCTGCTGGCCGACGGCCAGGGCGTCATGCTGGCCAGCGAGTTCGTCGTCTGCCTTGGCCCGGAAACCGAGCGCCCGCGGCGTATCCTAGAGGAGTGGGAAGGTCCCGAGACGGAGCTGCACGCCGTGTTCCCCGGCGGCAGCCTCATCTCGCCCAAGGTACGCACCTTCGTCGACTTCGTGGTGGAGCGCATGCACATGAAACTGCAGACTCCCATCAATGCCTGGCAGCCGCCGGCGCATGCCGCCGAGCCCGAGGAAGAGAAAGCGCTGGCCTAG
- a CDS encoding ABC transporter ATP-binding protein — translation MFRYFETLVNPYPSGQTGTPPKGLLAFILHFSRPVLPLLVAMSLVTAVVSAAEVVFFGYMGELVDWLSNAEREGFFAEYGWRLAGMAALVLVGLPLLVLLQSLLSHQGIFGNYPMLGRWLAHRHMLSQSLSFYQDEFAGRVSQKVMQTALAIRETVMKLVGLMVYVLVYFVGAMLLMGGAEPWLMLPLVAWLVGYVTILRVFVPRLRQVSMEQADARARMTGRIVDSYSNIQTIKLFADTQREQAYARDAMERFMVTVHRQMRLATLLSVCLTVLNSALLASVAAIAIGAWYFQALSLGAIAVAIALVMRIRFMSDWILWEVAGLFENIGTVQDGINTIAREPTVKDLPGAATLHVPRGEIRFDALRFGYSRPDGEKSRVFDGMNLTIAPGEKVGLIGRSGAGKSTLANLLLRFYDLEGGRILIDGQNIAEVTQESLRRQIGMVTQDTSLLHRSVRDNIRYGSPEATDEQVLEAVRRAHAEFIFDLVDHKGRRGLDAHVGERGVKLSGGQRQRIAIARVLLKDAPILVLDEATSALDSEVEAAIQEQLDTLMVGKTVIAIAHRLSTIAMLDRLIVLDEGNIVESGTHSELLARNGLYASLWRRQSGGFLGLDTEEEGERQRSRPLDVES, via the coding sequence ATGTTCCGTTACTTCGAGACGCTGGTGAACCCCTATCCTTCGGGACAGACCGGTACGCCACCCAAGGGACTGCTTGCCTTCATTCTGCACTTCTCGCGTCCGGTGCTGCCGTTGCTGGTGGCCATGTCGCTGGTCACGGCGGTAGTGTCGGCGGCCGAGGTGGTGTTCTTCGGCTACATGGGCGAACTGGTGGACTGGCTCTCCAATGCCGAGCGCGAAGGCTTCTTCGCCGAGTATGGCTGGCGCCTGGCAGGCATGGCGGCGCTGGTGCTGGTCGGGTTGCCGCTGCTGGTGCTGCTGCAGTCGCTGCTCTCTCACCAGGGCATCTTCGGCAACTATCCAATGCTCGGTCGCTGGCTGGCGCACCGCCACATGCTGAGCCAGAGCCTCTCCTTCTATCAGGACGAGTTTGCCGGGCGCGTGTCGCAGAAGGTGATGCAGACGGCACTGGCGATCCGTGAAACGGTCATGAAGCTGGTCGGCCTGATGGTCTACGTGCTGGTCTACTTCGTCGGCGCCATGCTGCTGATGGGCGGTGCCGAGCCTTGGCTGATGCTGCCGCTGGTAGCGTGGCTGGTGGGCTATGTCACGATTCTGCGCGTCTTCGTTCCTCGGCTGCGCCAGGTCTCGATGGAGCAGGCCGACGCTCGTGCACGCATGACCGGGCGTATCGTCGACAGCTACAGCAACATCCAGACCATCAAGCTGTTCGCCGATACCCAGCGCGAGCAGGCTTATGCCCGCGATGCGATGGAGCGCTTCATGGTCACGGTGCATCGCCAGATGCGGCTGGCCACGCTGCTCTCGGTGTGCCTGACAGTGCTCAATTCAGCGTTGCTGGCAAGCGTGGCGGCCATTGCCATCGGCGCCTGGTACTTCCAGGCCCTCTCGCTCGGTGCCATTGCCGTGGCCATCGCCCTGGTGATGCGTATCCGCTTCATGTCCGACTGGATCCTGTGGGAAGTGGCGGGGCTGTTCGAGAACATCGGCACGGTGCAGGACGGCATCAATACCATTGCCCGTGAGCCCACGGTGAAGGACCTGCCGGGAGCCGCCACCCTGCACGTTCCGCGCGGCGAGATACGCTTCGACGCACTGCGCTTCGGCTACTCCCGACCCGATGGCGAGAAGAGCCGCGTGTTCGACGGCATGAATTTGACCATTGCGCCCGGCGAGAAGGTCGGCCTGATCGGGCGCTCCGGCGCCGGCAAGTCGACCCTGGCCAACCTGCTGCTGCGTTTCTACGACCTGGAAGGTGGGCGCATCCTGATCGATGGGCAGAACATCGCCGAGGTCACCCAGGAATCGCTGCGCCGGCAGATCGGCATGGTGACCCAGGACACCTCGCTGCTGCACCGCTCGGTGCGCGACAACATCCGCTACGGCAGCCCCGAGGCAACCGATGAGCAGGTGCTGGAAGCCGTACGCCGGGCTCATGCCGAGTTCATTTTCGACCTGGTCGATCACAAGGGCCGTCGCGGACTCGATGCACATGTCGGCGAGCGCGGGGTGAAGCTCTCCGGCGGCCAGCGCCAGCGTATCGCCATCGCCCGGGTGCTGCTCAAGGATGCACCGATCCTGGTGCTCGACGAGGCAACCTCGGCGCTCGACTCCGAAGTCGAGGCGGCCATTCAGGAGCAGCTCGACACCCTGATGGTGGGCAAGACGGTGATCGCCATCGCTCACCGCCTGTCGACCATCGCCATGCTCGATCGACTTATCGTGCTGGATGAGGGAAACATCGTCGAGAGCGGCACGCACAGCGAACTGCTGGCGCGCAACGGCCTGTACGCCTCGCTGTGGCGTCGCCAGTCGGGCGGTTTCCTGGGGCTGGATACCGAGGAAGAGGGCGAACGCCAGCGTAGTCGGCCGCTGGACGTGGAATCCTGA